The following proteins are encoded in a genomic region of Nerophis lumbriciformis linkage group LG23, RoL_Nlum_v2.1, whole genome shotgun sequence:
- the cab39l gene encoding calcium-binding protein 39-like isoform X1, producing MILDYRHTPCKFERGPESASIMPLFGKSHKTPMELVKTLKENLNVLIKQDKKTDKASEEVSKCLVSMKEILYGSNDKEPQTETVAQLAQELYNSGLLITMVEHLHVIDFEGKKDVCQIFNNILRRQIGTRCPTVEYFCSHQEVLFILLNGYEAPQVALNCGIMLRECIRHEPLAKGVLYSSHFQKFFSYVEMSTFDIASDAFATFKDLLTRHKVLVAVFLDQNYDAVFTGYEKLLHSENYVTKRQSLKLLGELLLDRHNFTVMTRYISKPENLKMMMNLLRHKSGNIQFEAFHVFKVFVANPNKKQPIIDILLKNQTKLIDFLNLFQKDRSDDEQFNDEKTYLIKQIRDLKKPAS from the exons ATGATATTGGACTATCGGCACACTCCTTGTAagtttgaaagag GACCTGAGAGTGCGTCCATCATGCCTCTGTTCGGTAAATCCCACAAGACTCCGATGGAGCTCGTCAAGACCTTGAAGGAGAACTTGAACGTGCTGATTAAGCAGGACAAAAAGACGGACAAG gcATCCGAGGAGGTGTCAAAGTGTCTGGTGTCCATGAAGGAGATCCTGTACGGCAGCAACGACAAGGAGCCGCAAACGGAGACGGTGGCCCAGTTGGCCCAGGAGCTCTACAACAGTGGCCTGCTCATCACGATGGTGGAGCACCTGCACGTCATCGACTTTGAG GGCAAGAAAGACGTGTGTCAGATCTTTAACAACATCTTGAGGAGGCAGATTGGAACCCGGTGTCCCACTGTGGAATACTTCTGCTCTCATCAGGAAGTTCTCTTTATCCTGCTGAACGG GTACGAGGCACCGCAGGTGGCGCTCAACTGCGGCATCATGCTGAGGGAGTGCATCCGCCACGAGCCGCTCGCCAAGGGAGTTCTTTATTCGTCTCACTTCCAAAAATTCTTCAGCTACGTGGAAATGTCCACCTTCGACATCGCCTCCGACGCCTTCGCCACCTTCAAG GATCTGCTGACGAGGCACAAAGTCCTGGTGGCGGTATTTCTGGACCAGAACTACGATGCC GTGTTCACGGGCTACGAGAAGCTGCTGCACTCTGAGAACTACGTCACCAAGAGGCAGTCTCTAAAG CTTTTGGGCGAGCTGCTGTTGGACCGACACAACTTCACGGTGATGACGCGCTACATCAGCAAGCCGGAGAACCTCAAGATGATGATGAACCTGCTCAGACATAAAAGTGGCAACATCCAGTTTGAGGCCTTCCACGTCTTCAAG GTGTTTGTCGCCAACCCCAACAAGAAGCAGCCCATCATCGACATCCTCCTCAAGAACCAGACCAAACTGATCGACTTCCTGAACCTCTTCCAGAAGGACCGCTCGGACGACGAGCAGTTCAACGACGAGAAGACCTACTTAATCAAACAGATCAGGGATCTCAAGAAACCTGCTTCTTAG
- the cab39l gene encoding calcium-binding protein 39-like isoform X2, producing MPLFGKSHKTPMELVKTLKENLNVLIKQDKKTDKASEEVSKCLVSMKEILYGSNDKEPQTETVAQLAQELYNSGLLITMVEHLHVIDFEGKKDVCQIFNNILRRQIGTRCPTVEYFCSHQEVLFILLNGYEAPQVALNCGIMLRECIRHEPLAKGVLYSSHFQKFFSYVEMSTFDIASDAFATFKDLLTRHKVLVAVFLDQNYDAVFTGYEKLLHSENYVTKRQSLKLLGELLLDRHNFTVMTRYISKPENLKMMMNLLRHKSGNIQFEAFHVFKVFVANPNKKQPIIDILLKNQTKLIDFLNLFQKDRSDDEQFNDEKTYLIKQIRDLKKPAS from the exons ATGCCTCTGTTCGGTAAATCCCACAAGACTCCGATGGAGCTCGTCAAGACCTTGAAGGAGAACTTGAACGTGCTGATTAAGCAGGACAAAAAGACGGACAAG gcATCCGAGGAGGTGTCAAAGTGTCTGGTGTCCATGAAGGAGATCCTGTACGGCAGCAACGACAAGGAGCCGCAAACGGAGACGGTGGCCCAGTTGGCCCAGGAGCTCTACAACAGTGGCCTGCTCATCACGATGGTGGAGCACCTGCACGTCATCGACTTTGAG GGCAAGAAAGACGTGTGTCAGATCTTTAACAACATCTTGAGGAGGCAGATTGGAACCCGGTGTCCCACTGTGGAATACTTCTGCTCTCATCAGGAAGTTCTCTTTATCCTGCTGAACGG GTACGAGGCACCGCAGGTGGCGCTCAACTGCGGCATCATGCTGAGGGAGTGCATCCGCCACGAGCCGCTCGCCAAGGGAGTTCTTTATTCGTCTCACTTCCAAAAATTCTTCAGCTACGTGGAAATGTCCACCTTCGACATCGCCTCCGACGCCTTCGCCACCTTCAAG GATCTGCTGACGAGGCACAAAGTCCTGGTGGCGGTATTTCTGGACCAGAACTACGATGCC GTGTTCACGGGCTACGAGAAGCTGCTGCACTCTGAGAACTACGTCACCAAGAGGCAGTCTCTAAAG CTTTTGGGCGAGCTGCTGTTGGACCGACACAACTTCACGGTGATGACGCGCTACATCAGCAAGCCGGAGAACCTCAAGATGATGATGAACCTGCTCAGACATAAAAGTGGCAACATCCAGTTTGAGGCCTTCCACGTCTTCAAG GTGTTTGTCGCCAACCCCAACAAGAAGCAGCCCATCATCGACATCCTCCTCAAGAACCAGACCAAACTGATCGACTTCCTGAACCTCTTCCAGAAGGACCGCTCGGACGACGAGCAGTTCAACGACGAGAAGACCTACTTAATCAAACAGATCAGGGATCTCAAGAAACCTGCTTCTTAG